From the Papaver somniferum cultivar HN1 chromosome 2, ASM357369v1, whole genome shotgun sequence genome, the window gtccttttcactttctattttaagttttcttttatttcaagtgatttggtggggcacacgattcaagttgatGTGGAGAATTAAATGTATGATTGATTAGGTTGTTTCATCCACTTTGTTTGAAAATTTCAAGTATATGCTACAAATTACACATTAATAATAGGGTATGGTCAATTAAGAAATATTATTAGTCTGTAATTGAAGTACAAGTGCACATGGATTTGCAATTATCAATCCATAAACTTAATTTGTGAATAGTTGAAAAACGACACACCTCTCAAGATTACTTCAAACACAAGATAATATAATTCCTTGACATCACCTTCCTTTGTGTCTTGTTCTTCATAGAAACACTACACAATCATGAAAAAGGGGATCTTAACTCCTAGAAGCCAAATCATTACAGGATCATGCAACACAAAGCACAAAGAAGAGGTATTTTGGGTTCAATGATGCAAATTTGTTGGATGTGTCTCCTTCTCTAGCTGGTGATCTATCTATACAAACCTCAAAAGACCTTTCACTGAATTTTCGTATATCTGGTTATTATCAATTGTGACTTGATCTAAACCGTGGATATCCTTAAAATCAGCTGTCAGCGTTCTCCataattttcatttctttttcccTTTCATGACTAAAGAATTTCAAAGTCAGGTTACTCCATAAATTTTAGGAGTGACAATTTTGAACAAACTTGAAGAACACTACTTTGGAACGGTAACAACTGGTCACGGCTGTTAACAACAATATAACGGCGGCTTTCTGAAACATTGATTTGTTTAAAGGAAGAAGCACGTGGTTAGTGGACAGCTAAATTCTTCTCTGAAACACGTTATACTCTGTTAGCAAACAGGTGCGGTATTGTAAACAGGTGCGGTATTGTAAATCCAGAATTTCTCACATCGCTCATTTTATGGAAagaacgacatgagaagaggcaacatGTAGGAGTAAAATACCGCACACTCATCAAATGTGCGAAATAATGATAATCAAATCTGAGTGAAGGAAATCGCTCATAGCTAAATCATAATGACGTATCGgatgatgtcagcatagtcacgagtaaagtgtgaagtaTGATGCGAAGTTGAGAGAGTGTGCGAGAAGAGTCAATGTAAgtccgaaaataagggctttattagctgtcatccaccatGTAAGACCCTATATAAGGGATTGAGCGACCATGTAATAGGAGATCTTTTGGGAGAGCTTAGAAAAGAaacttaggagagagaaagataatTTGGAGAGCAAGTTATGGTTTTCTTATTATTTTGTACCCAATTTGAATAAATCTAATGAAtgttcttatatttcttatgatTCCAATGATGATTACTTAGATTACCGTCTAGATTACTAAATGGATGTGGTCGTAGGATTTCATGCGACTACACTAAAAGCATGCATTTTGTCGGAAGTCACTACAAGTTGAGTGTACTAGATAGTCAGCAGGGATTTGAGACGATATGAAAGTGACTCCATGGAAATACTCTTGGAATATCAAAGTGATTCCATGGAAATTACTCAACTGCTAATCGGAATGTAGGCTCAGATATATAACCTCTGAAAGATTCACCATCACCACGAACCCACATCACCACCTATCAAGTTACTTCCTTCAATCACTCCGTCTTAAACCTTCATTACTATAATAGCAAAGAAGAGTCATGCATAcatattctttcttttttgtttttttttttttgaaggcatGCGTACATATTCTATATATGGCTCAGGGACCACTTTCGGGGAGTTGGTAGGATATTGCATAAATTTGGTGTGAAGGATCAAATATATATATACTGAGCAAGTGACTGAGTAAAATTAAAAGTCGTCTCCTTGAGTTCTCATGGACAAACAAGGTCGGAAATCCTTGATCGGTGCAGATATGGCGGTGAGATATTCTTTCCTTTTTTGAGATTTTGACAACAGAAGTCTAAGGTTGTTTTCTCTTTTTGTTGGTTCACCATAAAATATGGCTATACTTGGTGGTTGCAGCAACAACTCAATACAGATGATGGTAATAACCAAGAAAATGTCTACCATGCACACTCTTCTTTCAACGAGTCAGCAAAGCTTACTACCGAAGAAATACTTAGTTCTGATGATTCTTTTACTGATTATCCTTCGCCAACTATAAACGGAGATCTACAGAAGGTAAAATACTCCTAATACTTTCTTTTTATGAGTAAACTCATTAGGAGAATTAAATaatataggaaaaaaaaaacaaaacaaaatagttATACCAGGctaatttgaattttgtttcatGGTGCTTTATGTGGGTGATTTGAACACATGTAATAAAAAAAAGGTGTGTTGTGGTGGTGCTGGCCTGAATAGTCACGGTCCCGACAAGAAATACGTTCTTGACTGGGGTTGTAAGCTGCTGGTTTGGTGTTGGCGATGTTTCTTGGCAGTTTTTGTGCGTTTGTTACACGCATGTCCTCACCACCCCAGGGACATTTTTAAACTTCAGGTACTATCTTATAATTAAAAAATTGCCATCCCAAATAtaaatcttttattttcctttttgtttttcttcttctgatctTTTAGTCTTGTTTGCTTCATTCAAATTTCAGGCCGGTACATGTAATCCCGATGATTTCTCCTATCCCTTCGATCATATGCCCTTGGAAAAGGTAGTGCCTTTCAGTTGTCTGCAAAATGAAACGGCTCTTAGGAAAACTGTAAACATATTATTATCTTAGTTTGGATCACTAAATATTATTTTCTTGGAAAACGTTGAAATTTTTGCTCAGTGTGGTGATGATATTGGCTGGGGAGATGGTGGATATTGGGAAGAAGGAAATCTTTCTGGCGATTGTAGGACCAGCGGGAATCAGATTTACCGTCCAGAACTTCAGATAGGAGTATCTCCTCCCAACGTCCAAACCCACCAGcaagaaatatatcagaaagaCTTCCAAAATCTACCAGCCCTAAGCAAGTTGACCCAGGCACTCGCTCTGAGCCTGAGGTAATCACCAATTTATTCCTCTTAAATCTCAATGCTGCTTCTTCTGCTTATTTGCATTAACACTTTTCTTGTCTAATTTCAGAGAAAAGGTTGCTTTCCGAATCGGTGGGGTAAAAAGAAAGATCTACGAATGGAGTAAGCAGGTCGAGCACATATAGGCTGCACAATCTTGGAATCTGCCAGACAGAATAAATCTAAAATAAAGCTAAATGCATGTTTCGTGTGTAAACAGATGGTTTGAGACAATATTACAATCGAATTGTTATGAGCCCAAATTAATCATTTCCATCAGTCCATCTTTTTTAAAGCAAGAAACTGAAGAGTAGGCTAAAAAAAAGCTACAGAGTTGATATAAGAACAAACTGAAACTGATTCTAGTAAACAGCAATGCTAGGAGGACCAGTCAGAATTCGGCAGTGTGGTCTCTGACCAATTAGGCTCTATCCAGCTGCACCTTAAGTTGTCCTTCGAGTTGCAATAATCTGTACCATAATGTTGACTCTCAAGAGAGTGGTATGTACCTGAATCTAGAGAGAAACAGAATTCCTCCGTTCTGCAACCTAGGAAAGTAGATTCTGTTCTCCATTTCACTAGTCGGAGCAACTGTTGCTATACAAGATGTATTGCTGATTAACTTCAACCCAGACCAATTCCGACATGTCCAATCTAAATATCCGGACCCATTTTCCATAATGGCCTAACAGTACAGATAACAGCTTTCCTCCAAGCTCTACCAAGTAGCTCTTATAAGTAAAACCACAGTTAGGCGGGGATATCATGGCCTCCCACCTTATGAGATTACATAGTGTAAATACCCCTAAAGTTCCATTCAGGTCTAGGCAACAAAAAGCTCCTTCATAGAAAATTGGACTGTTAAGACTCACCACAAAATCCATGGTTGGTGTATCTGGTGgtacaagaacatcctcaaagaTATCAGACGTCCACATTTTGTCTCCACGTTTAATGAAGGTGATACATAATGAATCCGTGTAATTACTGACTACAAAAACAATGCAATCTGATGAAGTCGGCAAGGACGAGAAAGAGATACCTCGGAACCGATAAGTACCATCATCCGGCAAGTCTGGAAGTTTGATGACTGCTTTTGTGAATGGATTGTAGAAGAACACAGTATATTCACCTTTTGACATGAGTAACCAACCGCCTTTCGAGTAGTGAATTCTTGAACCTTTTAACACTTCAGGGATGCTTGTGAGGTAATTCTCGTCATTATGCATTGGGTTTATGAAACTATAGACAGATTCATTATCCTTGGGGAAAACCATCCATGGAGACGGAACAGTGGTTCGTAAGCTCCTAGTATAACAGAATTTTCTCCAATTCACTATAGGAAGTACCGATTGATAGTTTCTACAAACAGCACGAAAGTGTAGGCAGTCCAACGGGCTTAGATAACTGGATATGAACCACACTATATCATTGCTAAGTCTGTCCCAAGGCATCACAACCTCAATATCCTCTTTCTCAGCATCACTGTTTATACTAGTTACGGTCCTGATTGTCGATATTTCTAAGCTAAGTTTTTCCATTGCCTTAATATTGTTACCTCCATCACTGTTATTACCTGACATAAATTCTGTTCCTCTCTGTCTATCCTCGTTGTTCCTACTAAATAATGAAATACAGAAATTACAAATCTCCAATTATGAAGTCAAAGAGTATGTGCATGTGTTCTAAACTACATACATGAATTGTAAATTACTTGAACAAATAAACAAAGATGTAGCTAGGTAGTGTTTTTTAAGCTTACCAGATTGTTGCAGGAATCATGAGCCAGTTGGGAGAGAACCATGGCTTCGGTAGATCCGGACATGGCAGTGAAAGCATAACAGTTTTATCTTCCAAGTCATACATGTAGAAGCTATCTCATCAGGCTGTGTAAAATACACACAACCGCGTGGAAAACCCAACTCCTTGGCGAAGCATGATCCTCCAAACTTGTCACTTCCACCCAAGACATTGAAGAGAAACCAACTTAGCTATCACCACATTGGTTACACAATATTGATAAACACCTTTAGGAATGTCAGCTTTATGAATCATGTATATTCCATCAGAAGACTCCACATAATATGTTAAATGTTGAGTACCCCAGATTTCTCCAATTGTTTCAGATTTGATTTTGTCACTAACAACAAATTTACTCACAGGGAGCATTTTTGGCACAGACCCATGTTGTATCTCAATCTCTAAATGTTCATCACCAATGCACATTATATACAACTTACCTTTAAAGTAACACATTGATCGAAGCTTTCCTCCATCATTTAATTCATGAGTCCTCCATTCTTCGTCACCTGGATGACAAAACACAAGAATTTCCTTCCCCTTTTTGTTGTCTTTTCTAACAAAAAGCATAAAAACCATAGAATTTCCATCCCCATTAGTACTAATCTTAGGAGGTGAAGACAACACACAGTCACTGAAACAATATCCATCTAATGTAGCCCAATAGAGAAAAGAAGGTAACTTTATACTCTCCCCTGAACATGGATTACACAAGAAACAATCCCCATAATTCCATGGTTTGTAATCATAATTAACATCATCACAAAGAATAATTGACCAACCTTGATGAGAATTCTTCTGATAAGATGATTTACCTTTCAATTCTGGTATGTATTTTCTGCAACTTGTGTTATTTGGTTCACTGATGTTATAAAAAGCTTGACATTTCTCATCTTTTCCATATGGAATTACTAGCCAAGGTACTTCCTTTGGTAATGGTGGAGATTTTCGTTTACTTCTTCGATCAGCTGATGCTAACATTTTTTCCTTCATGGAGGCTGAAGACAAAAGGGAAAGTGAGAGTGAAAACCTAAGTGTAAGTATTAGGAAGGAACTAAACCTAAAGGAGATTGTCTTTTTGGAGTTTCTTGGAAGTTGAAACCGATACAAACTAGAGAGTAGAGTATCGTTCGAAGAAACAGCCTTTTCCCGTGATTTCTAATTTTCTGGTACAAATGCACGGTGACGGCAATCACTATAAGGTGCAAGCAACCCTGGTATATATTGTATGCGGTTCCAGGGAAACATTCCTAGCGAAGGCAAGGAAAGATCTTTAATGGAATTAAGTTAAAAATCACTCTTTTATAGACCCACATTCcatgaaaacaaatttataaTCAAATGATGGAAAAGCATGTTATTTCTACGGAAAGATGGCCGATTCCATGGTATTAACTATTATCAAACACAACTTTGATCAAGTCTAGGTGAATGATGCGGTTTTAATGAAAAAATTTAAGCAACCAAATGTGAGCCACATTATAATAATTATTAGCCCCTCTGTGGGCAAGGATGGAGCTAGGAAACCAGGCTGCTTGAGGCCAATAGGGTAGACAAAGGTGACAAAATGGGCTTTGAGCCGATAACAAAGACATAATTAGGCTTGAAAGCCAGCCCATTTTAGAAAAGATGAAAGATTATGTCGGTCAAAAAATTACCAAGAAAGTTTCCATTGGCGGATAAAATTATTGACGAAGATTTTATCGTTCATGTCCATATCACTCGATTCTGGTATGGAAGAAAATCCCAGTTTTATATATGTTCTTTTTTATCCTCACTAAGCAAAGAGAAGAAAATTCAGATGATCGACTCACACCGTAGGTATATCAGTTCTTCTATGGTTACGTGAAGTTATTGGTGAGCTTCTTGGTAGCTTGCTGGGGTAGAGCCAGAAATTTAACAATGGGGAAGCAAGTCTGgttgctttttattttttttgaaaagaagaagTTTCATTATTAATAAACAGAACTTCTCTTGGGTAACGAGTCCCCACCGAGTCATTCATAACAATTACATTAAGGAAATCAGGATGAGTGTGCTCCCATATGTGGGTTGATGTTCTGTTACTGATTCCAATCCCGTGTTGTAACTGTTTTTTTGCTGCAAAGTCTGCAAGTCCATCCGTCGCTTGATTCGCTTCCTTATATGTGTGTGTTATGACATAAGCCTGTAGTAAACGGAGATGTTGTTGTATTTCTTGTAACAAAGTTCGTATGATCCAAGGTGCCTCAGAAGGGTCCTTCGAGACAAGTGTTAACAGCGACGTTGAGTCCGTTTCGAATTAGATGGTGTTCCATTCTTTGAGGGCCGCCATCCTCACAGCTAGTAGTAATGCCCATGTCTCTGCCACGATTGCTTGTCGTTTTTCCAAGTGGTGTTGCCATAGCCATAATCATTGTACCATGTTCATTCCTGCAGATCCAATCCGCTCCATCCATCTCTGATTCGCCTTGattgttcattttggacgctcCATCAGTTTTGATTTTGAGCCATTGGTTGTGGGAGGTCTTCCATTGAACCAAAATCGTAGTCGACCTATCCCGTTGTTGCTGTTGTGTAGCGTGTTGGTTGCAAAAATTGTGTTGGACTTCCCATTTGTATTCGTGGCTGAGGAGTAAGGCTATATGAAATATTTGTTTCGATGTTTGCACTATGCTGTTGTAGACCTTAGCATTTCTTGCTAACCAAATATTCCACATTGTATAACAAGCCAACGTGAAATCCTCCTTCCTTGTGTGCATTTCCAAAAAAGACTCAAAGTTGACAGGTTGTTGTATCAGAGCTGGTGTTGTTGTTCTTCTACCCAACCTTTGGTCCCCAGATTGGCTTCTAGCGCAAAGTTGTTGCTGAGCAATGATTGTTGGCCACGGGTGAGGTGGTAGTGCAATGCTGTTGTAAACATTGTATTGGTTGGCCAAGCTGTTTACATGCCTACACATCATTTCTCAAGTCTCCCTCGCTCGTGGGCAGTCAAAAAGGCAATGTTGCACCGTTTCTGGATGCTGGTTGCAGATAGGACACATGTTTGAGGTAGTTATGTGTCTAATATGCAGCGCATCAAATGTTGGTAGACCATTGTGGCTGACTTTCCAGAGGAAAAGTATGATTTTTTGGGGGCAGTCTGCTTTCCAAAGAGTGTTGTACTTTTTCTCCATGTTGATTGCACTCATCTGTGGAGGTTGGTTGGTTGTAGCGGTTGTATTTTTAAGAAGCATCGCATAACCGCTTTTAACCGTGTACTGCCCCTTTTTGGCATGAGGCCAAATTGGTTTATCGGGAGAAGGTGGATTTGGGATATGAATGGCTCGTATTGCACTACTGATGCTAGTGGGGAAAATATTATCCAACAATTCAGTATTCCAATTGAAAGAGTGTGGTACCATCAGAGAACTTACTAGGTTGTCGCCCATATGTCCCAAGTTTGGTATACTTTCATGCAGTGGTATCCACTTTTCTTTAATAGTAGTAGAATTTCCATCCCCAATCTAGACCGCAAAATTTTCCTGCACAAAATGggatatttttgtaatatttttccaCGACGGGTTGGCATTTGTCTGTGGAGGTTGCAGTCTTCTCAAGATCAATTCCATGCCCAAGTATTTGCTTCGATAGAGAGTGTTGCAAGTCTGGTTGCTAGGGGGAGTAAGAATGCATAAATGGGTTGGAAGCtcattttctttcaaaatttaaAGTTTGGGAGCCGGTTGGACTGGGTGTACAGTTAGCTTCCCCTGGGTAGCTGATAATGACCCGCAAGTTCAATGATCTCgcataattattttttatattatttttttcaatAAATTTTTTACCCCTGACGAGTTTCAACTTCCAAACTCAGATCACTAGTATCATGACTCAAGAACTTTATGGTTATAACACAGTGATATCGATTCaaatacttttgttttgatgacgAGAGAATTTGATTTGAACTCGTGTTTTGGTTTGTGATATACAAAGTTTTGAGATATTTCATTTTTCTGTCTGCCGTTGTTAATGTGACAGGGCGTTGAAGAGACCAAAACATATCTATATTTGTCACGTTTGCTCAATTTTAACGTTTGCTCCATTTGCGTGATTGTTTACATACACATGACATGGCCTTTTTTTGATGCGTCAGTGGTGACACCGCTCCATGTCTTCGTTTTGGACTTTGCTCTGATCACAGATGAATACCCGGAAATCTATACATGAAATAATACAACAGTCaaatttttaaaataattttttctaAACTCTATTCAAATTGGTGAAACTCCAATCAGATGGAATATAtggtatgcttcaaaaaaaaaaaaagatggagtATTTTTTCGTTTGTAAACGATGGTCATTGGAAGCCTATACATCCAAGCTGAAGCTGATAGGATACTACCGAAGATGTGCAAAATTCAACCAAGATACACCTAAGGCCAGAAGGTACATGCTAgcagtcttctttttttttttaaaaagcgTGTTAGATAATGCATCTGGACATTAAACGTCATTCATGACATCATGTCATCGTGTCAGGAAAAAAATTGACTAGAGCGAACAACGCGGACTTCTGGTCTTATTTTCAACATCTCTTTCGATATAATATACGGAAAATGGGAtatttgtctaaatatttttaaaacatagtgtaaatggacgagtaaaaataatTATTGGTGAAATGGACACCCTTGTTAGAATCGACTTTCGCTTGTGGCTAGCTTGGACACCCTTGAAGAGAGTTCCTTGTCGTGTCTCCACTTTGAATTTAGAGATGTTTCTAGGGAATGAATGACGAAGTCATTTTCCAGGATAGTTATAGTTTTATCCAGGGACGGACCCAGGAAAGATAAATTTTCTTTTAAGACCCGAACTAAAAGTCttgatcgagcaaaaaaaaaaattggcttgtGGACTGGGAAACCTACCCGGACTAAAGCCCCCTTTAACCTAGCTGTAGGGCCGTCATTGGTTTGATCTTGAATGAGTTGGTTTATAGACATATTTCTAAGAAAGAGCAACGTCTAGAGAATGATTTTAACTGTGTGTTGCTTAACTTGATATATTGAACAACTCTGGCTGGTATCTGTAAAAATAATTGCAGGCACGGAGCTACACAAAGTCTAGTGGGGACAACAGTCCTCCTAGAACTTCCTAATTACATATTAGGctttaagagcaactgcagtggtgcgatcaaaaccaaagatcaaagatcaaaaaaaagaccaa encodes:
- the LOC113350532 gene encoding F-box/kelch-repeat protein At1g57790-like isoform X1 gives rise to the protein MYDLEDKTVMLSLPCPDLPKPWFSPNWLMIPATICRNNEDRQRGTEFMSGNNSDGGNNIKAMEKLSLEISTIRTVTSINSDAEKEDIEVVMPWDRLSNDIVWFISSYLSPLDCLHFRAVCRNYQSVLPIVNWRKFCYTRSLRTTVPSPWMVFPKDNESVYSFINPMHNDENYLTSIPEVLKGSRIHYSKGGWLLMSKGEYTVFFYNPFTKAVIKLPDLPDDGTYRFRGISFSSLPTSSDCIVFVVSNYTDSLCITFIKRGDKMWTSDIFEDVLVPPDTPTMDFVVSLNSPIFYEGAFCCLDLNGTLGVFTLCNLIRWEAMISPPNCGFTYKSYLVELGGKLLSVLLGHYGKWVRIFRLDMSELVWVEVNQQYILYSNSCSD
- the LOC113350534 gene encoding uncharacterized protein LOC113350534; translated protein: MDKQGRKSLIGADMAQQLNTDDGNNQENVYHAHSSFNESAKLTTEEILSSDDSFTDYPSPTINGDLQKVCCGGAGLNSHGPDKKYVLDWGCKLLVWCWRCFLAVFVRLLHACPHHPRDIFKLQAGTCNPDDFSYPFDHMPLEKCGDDIGWGDGGYWEEGNLSGDCRTSGNQIYRPELQIGVSPPNVQTHQQEIYQKDFQNLPALSKLTQALALSLREKVAFRIGGVKRKIYEWSKQVEHI
- the LOC113350532 gene encoding F-box/kelch-repeat protein At1g57790-like isoform X2, translated to MYDLEDKTVMLSLPCPDLPKPWFSPNWLMIPATIWNNEDRQRGTEFMSGNNSDGGNNIKAMEKLSLEISTIRTVTSINSDAEKEDIEVVMPWDRLSNDIVWFISSYLSPLDCLHFRAVCRNYQSVLPIVNWRKFCYTRSLRTTVPSPWMVFPKDNESVYSFINPMHNDENYLTSIPEVLKGSRIHYSKGGWLLMSKGEYTVFFYNPFTKAVIKLPDLPDDGTYRFRGISFSSLPTSSDCIVFVVSNYTDSLCITFIKRGDKMWTSDIFEDVLVPPDTPTMDFVVSLNSPIFYEGAFCCLDLNGTLGVFTLCNLIRWEAMISPPNCGFTYKSYLVELGGKLLSVLLGHYGKWVRIFRLDMSELVWVEVNQQYILYSNSCSD